The Rhodobium gokarnense genomic interval GATCGCGCCCCATGTCGGCATCGAGCGTTGCTGGGTGCTCGACCTTGCCGCCATGCTCTATCCGATCGGCATGCTGTCGCTGCCGGACGACATCATCCAGAAGAAGGCCCTCGATGCCGACCTCAATGCCGACGAGCGCAAGGCACTGGCGGAAAGCACGCAGGCCGCGCACGACCTTCTCATCACCATCCCCCGCATGGAGCCGGTCGCCAGGGCCGTGCTCTATTGCAACAAGGGCTTCGACGGCAGCGGCTATCCCTATGACGGGGTGAAGGGCCGGGAGATTCCCGAGGCGGCGCGGATCCTCAAGGTCCTCATCGACCTTTCCGACGAGGCGACCGGCGTCGACCGCACCCGCGACTTCAAGAAGATGGCCGAGCACCGGGAACTCTACGATGTGGAGATCCTGAAGGTTGCCTATGCCCACCTGCGGCGGGCACGCGGCCAGCAGGATGCGGCGGGCGTGCAGAAGTCGCTGGCGCCGAGCCACTTGCTGCCCGGCGACGTGGTCGATCGGGACATCGTCGATGCACAGGGCCGGCTGCTGCTCGCCGCCGGCTCGGTTCTGTCGGAGATCACGATCCGCCGGCTCTGCTCGCTCAGGATGGCAAAGCTCGTCGCCGAAGAGATCGATATCGTCAGGAAGGCGTGAGGGCGGGTGCCCCTATGCGGCGTCCTGCACCAGAAGGCCGTCGGTAATCCAGGCCTGCAGGTGGCCGGCGGCACGCACCGGCGCCGTCTCGGCATCCCAGAAGGTCGCCATCATCTCGCAGAGCACGCCGAAGGAAAGGCCCTTGGCCATCTGGTCCCACATCATCGCCTCGTCCGGGTCCATCGGCCTCAGCCGTGACGTGAGGTCGTGGCGGTAGACGAGGAGGTGCACGGTGCGGTCCAGGTCCCGGGGCGCCGGCGGCGTCTTGCCGTCGCGCAGCGCCGTCCAGATGTCGAGGGCGTTGGAGGAAAGGTCGAGCCTGTGCACGAAGGGCTGCGGGCGAAGGGCGAGGGCGCCCCAGTCGTCCGGCGGCACGGCGGCGAGGTCGCCGATGGTCATCGGCGCCGCGCTCGCATCGTCGAAGGCATCGTTGAGGGCGCATTCGATGGCGGCGAGTTCCGGCACCGCCGGCGTGTCCGACCAGGGCTGGGTCTCGGCCAGGAATCGCGGCAGTTTCTCGCCGAAGAACCGCGCGTTCGACTGCCGCGACGGATTGGTCAGCGCATAGGCCCGCGCGAGCGCCCGGAACCCGACCTCGCCGGAATAGGCGCTCAGCATCTCGTAGTCGTTTTCCAGGATCTCGATCAGCCGCATCAGATACGCGTTTCTGTAGACGCCAAAAAGGATGTCCCGGTTCTCCCGCGGCGAGTCGACGATGTCGGCCAGGACCGCGTCGTCGCCCGTCAGGAGGGCCGTCTGGAAACGGTCCTGCAGTTCGGCGAGGGTCGATACGGTCATTCGGCTGCCTCCACGGGTTGACCAAGCGTTTCGGCATAAACGCGCCGGGCGATGTCCAGTTCCGAAAGCATCTCGTCAAGCGGGGGAATATCCGCGTCGCGCTCGATCATTGCCGAGACCGGGCCGAAGCGCTTCAGGGCGGCGGCATAGAGCGACCAGACGTCGTCGGGGACGGCGTGGTCGTGGGTATCGATGATGTAGGTGGTCTCGTGGCTGTGGCCGGCGAGATGGAACTGCACGACCCGGTCGACGGGGATGCCGGCAAGGAAATCGTGGGCGTCGAAGCCGTGGTTGAAGGCGCTGACATAGATGTTGTTGATGTCGAGCAGCAGCCAGCAGTCGGCGCGGCGGGCAAGCTCGGAAATGAACTCCCATTCCGGCATCTGCGACGAGGCGAAGGAGACGTAGCTGGAGACGTTTTCAAGGGTCAGGCGACGGCCGAGAAAATCCTGCACCCGGCAGACGCGCTCCACCACATGGTCGAGCGCTTCCTCGGTATAGGGGAAGGGCAGGAGGTCGTGCAGGTTGATGCCGTGGACGCCGGTCCAGCACAGGTGATCGGAAATCCATTGCGGCTCGACGCGCTTCGCAAGGCGCTTCAGCGAAGCCAGATAGTCCATGTCGAGCGGCTGGGTGGAAGCGATCGACATGGAGACTCCGTGCATGACGAGGGGAAAGCGCTCGCGCACCCGGTCCAGGTTGGCGAGCGGGCGGCCGCCGGCGACCATGTAGTTTTCTGAGATTATCTCGAACCAGTCGACGGGCGGATCGCCGTCGAGGATGGCGCCGTAGTGGTCGGGCCTGAGGCCGAGGCCGAAACCGAGATAGGGGGGACGCTCGTCGGCGGGGGCGATGCCCGCGCCTGTTCCTGTGCCTGGGGAAGAGGGCGACATGGTCTTTCGGCTCCCGGGTCTTTTTTTGTGGCCACCCGTTCGGGCGGCTTTCCTTCAAGGCAACTGCCCGCCGGAGGTCATTGTCCGACGGGCAGAAACCATTGGGTTCGGAAGCCCTTAGGCGTTCGGGTCTTCCAGCTTGCCGCCCTTGGCCTCGCATTCGGCCTTGGATTCCATGAGGAAGCCCTGGCCCTTGCAGGCGTTCAGGCCCTTGCAGGAAGAGCTGGCGGTCTTGCAGGCGCTGTGGCCTTTGCAGGAGTTGACGCCGAAGCACTTGACCTGGCTGTCGGCGGCGGAGGCGGTGGTGATGCCGGCGGCGCCGGACAGCAGCAGGGCGGCAGCGGCGGCGGCAACGGCGGCACCGGACTTGGAAGCGAGTTTCATTCGATTGGTCTCCCTGAGAAAGGTTCGTTCATCGCGTCGGCGGGGTCGGTTTTGGCCCGCTCGACGGCCTCAGGGGGACATGCGTCGCGGTCCGTCCGCAACACACGCCTTTTCACGTTCCTGTCAGTGTTTGTGAGGCGTTTCTGCCACTTTTGCGCGAAGTGGCGCCTAGGAAATGCCGTCCTTGCCCAAAACCGCGGATATCGCCGGTCCGCGACCAAACAAAGCCGTGATCGCAAGGCCCGCACCGATCACGCCGACGGTCGGTCCTTGCGTGACGAAACCGTATGCGGCAAGGGCAAGACCGCCCAATGTGACGGCGTTGAGGACGTTGAGGACGAGTCTCGCGCGCTTCGATGCCGCATCGTCCGGGGTGATCACCGGCAGGCCGGCGCGCTTCCAGGCGACCATGCCGCCAGTCAGCGCATAGCCCTGGCCCTTGATCCTGGCGGCGAGCTGGCCGGACCTTGCGTTGGTGCGGGCGCCGGAATGGCAGACGAAGATCGGCCGTTCCTTGGGACCGAGCTTCAGGTCGGCCGAGGCGATCTGCGACAGCGGCACGGCGCGGGAATCGGGAATCCGCTCGCGCACCAGCTCGGCCGGCTCGCGCACGTCGATGATGACAGCGTTCTTGTAGCGCAGCTTGGACGCTTCCTCGGGCGAGATCGCGGTAAGGGCCATCGCGTTTGCGTCCTTTTCCGGTGCTGTTGTTGTCGGGTCGTCAGGTGGCGCCTTGCGGGTGCCGAGCATTGCGTTTCGTCAAGGGCAGCTTTTCTTATCTGCGTCCTTGCCCGATTTCAAACATCGTGGCCCTATGCGACCGCGCCCGGCGGGCGGGAGCGAGCGACGCTTTGTCGCGTTCTGAACAGAGGACTTCGGCCTCTGCGCCTATGACTCCGGGAAGGGTGCCGTCCGGCCGGGACCGGAGGCGGCGCCGCACAAGGACTTTGCCCCGTGTTCCTTTCGGTTTTCGAGCTCTTCAAGATCGGCATCGGGCCGTCGTCGTCACATACGGTGGGGCCGATGGTGGCGGCGCGGCGCTTCATCGACGGCCTGCGCCGCCTGGACGGCGCGCCGGCCCACGTCACGGCGACGTTGCACGGCTCGCTCGCCTTCACCGGCAAGGGCCACGGTACCGACCGGGCGGTTGTCCTCGGCCTTTTGGGCGAGCAGCCGGAAACGATCGATCCGGACCGGGTCGACGAGATGATCTACGACACCAAGGCGGCAAAGCGCCTGACGCCGGAGGGCCTGGCGCCCATCGCCTTCGATCCCGACGCCGACATCGTCTTCGACTACGGGCCGCCGCTTCCCGGCCACGCCAACGGCATGGTGTTCCGCGCGTTCGATGCGGCCGGCGCGACGCTCGCCGAAGAGGTGTTCTATTCGGTCGGCGGCGGCTTCGTGGTGACGGCGGCTGAACTCGATGCGGTGGCCGACGACGACTCGCCGCTGACCAGCGTCGTTGCGGCGCCCTATCCCTTCGCCTCGGCGCGCGAGATGCTGGAGATGGGCGAGAAATCGGGCCTTTCCATCGCCGACATGAAGCGGGCGAACGAGCTCGTCGCCCACAAGGTGGAGAATCTCGACGCCGGGCTCGATGCCATCTGGGACGCCATGAACGGCTCGATGGAGCGCGGCCTTGCCGTCGGCGGCCGGCTGCCGGGCGGGCTGAACGTCGCCCGCCGGGCCCGCGAAATCCATCAGAAGCTGACATCAGAGCGCGGCCGCAACGATCCGTTCCAGCACACGGTGATGGACTGGCTCTCGGTCTATGCGATGGCCGTCAACGAGGAGAATGCGGCCGGCGGCAAGGTGGTGACGGCGCCGACCAACGGGGCGGCCGGGATCATCCCCGCCGTCATCCGCTACTATGTCGACCATTGCCCGCATGGCTGCCGGGAGGGGGTTCGGACCTTCCTGCTGACGGCGGCGGCGATCGGCGGCATCATCAAGCACAATGCGTCGATTTCCGGCGCCGAGGTCGGCTGCCAGGGCGAGGTCGGCTCGGCATCGGCTATGGCCGCGGCGGGGCTCGCCAGCGTTCTCGGCGGGACGAACGCGCAGATCGAGAATGCTGCGGAGATCGCGCTGGAGCACCATCTCGGCATGACCTGCGATCCGATCGGCGGGCTGGTTCAGGTGCCGTGCATCGAGCGCAACGGCCTTGGCGCCGTCAAGGCGGTGACGGCGGCCTCGCTCTCCCTGCGCGGCGACGGCACCCATTTCGTCCAGCTCGACGAATGCATCGAGACGATGCGCCAGACAGGCCTCGACATGAACGAGAAATACAAGGAAACGGCGACCGGCGGGCTCGCCTCGAACGTCATCGAGTGCTGACGGATCGTTCCGGATTACGCGGGCTTGCGAAAGGTCCGGCTGGAGACGGAAATCGAATTCTGGCAGGGATCCTTGGCGTTGGCGAAGCAATAGCCGTCGGCCTTGTGGATCGGGCCGAATTCAAGGCCGTTCTCCGCGCAATGGCGGCAGAAGGCTTCGACGTCTTCGACATCGAACACCAGCTTGACGGTCGACTGGCCGGAGCGCTGCCCCCTGGCGGCCTGGTGGAGCATGATGTTGGCGCCGCCGTTTCGGGCAACCAGTTCCACGATCCTGTCGCCGGTGAGGCGGACCGCTTGGAATCCGAAATGGGTTTCGTAGAAACGTGCCGTTTCCTCCATGTCCCTGGCGTAGAGAATCAGCCTGTTGAGCGGCACGGGGGTCAGCAGACGCCGGCCGGCTGGTCCATGCCCGACGGGCAGTAGATTTCCTTCAACAGCAGCAGGATGCGGCCGGCATCGGCGTCGTCGACCCGGTAGAACAGGGTCTGGGCGTCGCGGCGATAGGCGACGAGGCCCTCCTGGCGGAGCTTGGCCAGGTGCTGGGACAGCGCCGACTGCGACAGCCCGACGGAATCGGCCAGCGTGCCGACGCTCGCTTCCCCGGCCTCGGCGAGCCGGCAGAGGATCAGCAGCCGCTTTTCGTTGGCCAGCAGCTTGAGCATGCGGGTGGCGTCTTCGGCCCGGTCTTCGAAACCGTCCATCGACCCCATTTCGATCACCGCCATGCGCGTATCTCCTATAATTCGCAGGTTGTTAAATTAGGCTGCGCTCATATATTCGTCAAGAAACGCATCCCCAACTTGGTGTCGAAAAGGAGAAATTCATGCCGAATTCCGATCGTCCTGTAATTCGTGCGTTCTTCGACGAGGGGACAAACACGATTTCCTATCTCGTCTGGAATCCGGAAGACACAACCGCAGTCGTTATCGATCCGGTACTCGACTTCAACCACCGCTCGGGCGAGGCGACGACGGACTCGGCCGACGAGGTCATCAGGGCGGCCGAGGACGAGGGCCTTGAGATCGCCTGGGTGCTGGAGACTCACGTCCATGCCGACCACCTGTCCGGCGCGCCCTACATCAAGGCGAAGACCGGCGCCAAGATCGGCATCGGCGAGCGCATCCGCGAGGTGCAGAAGATTTTTCGGCCGATCTTCAACGCCACGGACCTTGCCGCAGACGGCAGCTCGTTCGACCGGCTGTTCGCGGACGGCGAGACATTCTCCGTCGGCGCGCTCGACATCGAGGTGATCGCGACGCCGGGCCACACGCCGGCCTGCGTCTCCTACAAGATCGGCGACGCGCTGTTTGTCGGCGACACGCTCTTCATGCCGGATTTCGGCACGGCGCGGGCGGATTTTCCGGGCGGCGATGCGCGCCAGCTCTTCCGCTCCATCAAGAAGCTGCTGGAGTTGCCGCCCGAGACCCGGGTCTTCATGTGCCACGACTACAAGGCCGAGGGCCGCGACGAATATGCCTGGGAATCGACGATCGCCGAGGAGCGCCGGTGCAACGTCCATGTCCGCGACGGGGTGAGCGAGGACGATTTCGTCGAGATGCGCACCGCGCGCGACGAAAAACTCGACATGCCGCTGCTGCTGCTGCCGTCGATCCAGGTCAACATGCGCGCGGGGGCGCTGCCGCCGGCCGAAGAGAACGGGGTGTCGTACCTGAAGATCCCGGTGAAGCTGGCGTCGTGAGGGCAGGGTCCGGCGCTGTTGGGCGCGGACGCCCGTGACATCCGCTGTCTGGATTGCTTTGCTGCGCTCGCAATGACGGATTCACTCGTGTTTTCAATATCATTGCGAGGGTCCGAAGGACGGGGAGCGGCGCGTGATGCGAGCCTTGGCAGGCCGACGCGACAATCCAGCGGACGTTGGCGGCAGGGCACCGGGTTCGTCGTGCGCGCTGTCGTGGGCCAAACACTCCGTCGTCACCCCGGACGTGATCCGGGGCCTAATGCCCCTGTCCATGCGGTATGTCGGTCGTTATCGGAACGGGGTCGGTGCGCGGATCTCGGCCGTGTCGGGAATTGCAATGGGCTACAGCGTTGATGGGGGCAATGGGTCCCGGCTCTTTGCTGCGCTCCGGCCGGGATGACGGGGGAGGGGGACGCCGAGACCGACTCGATGGTCGACAAGCCGCACTTGCGGACGGGGTGACATCGAACCGCCGCGTGTTTGTGCTGAGGCCTCCGCGCCGCCCCATCAAACGGATGCAAATCGCCGCGGGGTGACGTAAAGCAACAGCATGCGGCGATGCATCATTCATGTCGGCACCCACAAGACGGGCAGCACCAGCCTGCAGCGGTTCTTTGCCGCCAACGGGCGGCGGCTGATGCGGGCCGGCATCCTCTATCCTCTGGCCGGCGGTGAGGCGGCGCACCACAATCTCTTTCGCGATGCGGCGGGAAAGCGCGTGCGCGGGCTGAAGCCGACCACACTCGACCGGCTGACGCGGCGGCTGAAGCGCTGGGACGGCGTTGCGCTCGTCTCCTCCGAGCTCTTCAGCACGTTTTCGGCCGGCGATGACGGGCCGGAGAGGATCGTCAGGGCGATCCGGGCTGCCGGCTTTGCGCCGGAAATCGTCCTCTTCGTGCGGCCGCAAGCTCGTCTCTTCAATTCGCTCTACACGCAACGGGTCAAGACGCTGTCGGAGGCGCGGCTCTTTGCCGACTACGCGACCCAGATGGCCGCGCGGCGCGCCTATGATTTCAATGCGATCGTCGCGCCATGGGAGGCGGCGGGGGTGGAGCGTGTGACGGCGATTCCCTTCGCGCCGACCGTGCTTGCTCCCGGCATCGAGGCTGCGTTCTTCGATGCCCTCGGCCTTTCCGACCGGCTCGTCCGGCTGCCGCATCTGCGCCCGCTGCGTTCGGTCAATGCGGCGATCGGGCCGGCGACGGTCGAGGTCTGCCGGCGCGTTGCGGCGGAGGAAGCGCTCCACCACTCGGAGGTCCTGCATCGCTCGGCCCGGCGCTTCATCCAGCGCCAGGCCAGCCGGCGCGGCTGGAACGCCGTCGGCTTTGCGGGGCTGACCGATGCGCTCGCTGCCACCATCCGTGAGCGCTACGCCGAGCCGAACGATGCTTTTGCGTCGCGCCATTGGGGCCGCGCCTGGGATGAGGTCTTTGGTCAGGACACGGGGCCGTCCTCGCCGAACGTCTTCGACGCCGCGACCGATCCGGCGCTCGGCGCGGAGATCGATGCCCTGGTGGCGGAGACGCTGGCGCGGTTTCATCCGGATCGCGGCCCCGAGCGCACACTGACCGACCGCATCCGGGTGCGGCTTGCAGATGGCTACTCCCAGCTTCGAAAGCTCGTCTGACCCGCAAAATCGTTTGATCCGGAGAAGAAAGCCGGCAATCGTTGCGGGCAAAATCACCTGTCCGGGGAAACGCCAATTTCATGTTCGACAGCGTCCTGATCGCCAATCGCGGGGAAATCGCCGTCCGCATCGTAAAGACGGCCCGCCGGCTCGGCATGCGGGTCATCGCCGTCTATTCGGACGCCGATGCCGACGCCCCCCATGTGCAGGCGGCAGATTTGGCCATTGCCATCGGCCCGGCGCCGGCGACCGAATCCTATCTCGTCATTGAAAAGATCATCGCGGCGGCCAGGGAGACGGGCGCGGGGTGCATCCATCCGGGCTACGGGTTCCTGGCCGAAAACGCCGCCTTCGCTGAGGCCTGCGAAAACGCCGGCATCGCCTTCGTCGGGCCGCCGGCCGGTGCCATTCGCGCGATGGGCCACAAGGATGCCGCCAAGGCGCTGATGGAGAAAGCCGGCGTTCCGGTCGTCCCCGGCTATCACGGGGACATGCAGGCGCCGGAGTTCCTGAAGCAGAAGGCCTATGAGACCGGCTATCCGGTGCTGATCAAGGCGGTTGCCGGCGGCGGCGGCAAGGGCATGCGCAAGGTCGAAAAGGTCCTCGATTTCGACGACGCGCTCGCTGCGGCCAGGCGCGAGGCGGAAAATGCCTTCGGCGACGGCCGGGTGCTGATCGAGAAATTCGTTGCCGATCCGAGGCATATCGAGGTGCAGGTCTTTGCCGATGGCGCGGGCAACGCGATCCATCTCTTTGAACGCGACTGCTCGCTGCAGCGGCGGCACCAGAAGGTCATGGAGGAGGCGCCGGCGCCCGGGATGACGCCCGAGGTGCGGGCGGCGATGGGCGCGGCGGCGGTGACCGCGGCGAAGGCCGTCGGCTATGTCGGCGCCGGGACGGTCGAGTTCATTGCCGACGGCAGCAAGGGGCTCAGGCCCGACGGCTTCTGGTTCATGGAGATGAACACGCGGCTGCAGGTGGAGCATCCGGTGACGGAGGCGATTACCGGGACGGACCTCGTGGAATGGCAGTTCCGTGTCGCTGCCGGCGAGGAATTGCCGATGGCGCAGGACGCGGTGCCTCTTGCCGGTCACGCCGTGGAGGTCCGGCTCTATGCCGAGGACCCGGACACCGGGTTCCTGCCGTCGTCGGGCCGGCTCGATCTCTTGCGGCTGCCGGAAGCGGAAGGCGTGCGGGTCGATGCCGGCGTGGAGGAGGGCGGCAGCGTCTCGCCCTTCTACGATCCGATGATCGCGAAGGTGATCGCCCAAGGCGCAACGCGCGATCAGGCGCTCGACCGGCTTGGTGAGGCGCTCAAGAACAGCGTCGTTGCCGGGCCCAAATCCAATCTGGCGTTCCTGCGCGCCGTC includes:
- a CDS encoding VOC family protein, translated to MPLNRLILYARDMEETARFYETHFGFQAVRLTGDRIVELVARNGGANIMLHQAARGQRSGQSTVKLVFDVEDVEAFCRHCAENGLEFGPIHKADGYCFANAKDPCQNSISVSSRTFRKPA
- the bufB gene encoding MNIO family bufferin maturase; this translates as MSPSSPGTGTGAGIAPADERPPYLGFGLGLRPDHYGAILDGDPPVDWFEIISENYMVAGGRPLANLDRVRERFPLVMHGVSMSIASTQPLDMDYLASLKRLAKRVEPQWISDHLCWTGVHGINLHDLLPFPYTEEALDHVVERVCRVQDFLGRRLTLENVSSYVSFASSQMPEWEFISELARRADCWLLLDINNIYVSAFNHGFDAHDFLAGIPVDRVVQFHLAGHSHETTYIIDTHDHAVPDDVWSLYAAALKRFGPVSAMIERDADIPPLDEMLSELDIARRVYAETLGQPVEAAE
- a CDS encoding rhodanese-like domain-containing protein — its product is MALTAISPEEASKLRYKNAVIIDVREPAELVRERIPDSRAVPLSQIASADLKLGPKERPIFVCHSGARTNARSGQLAARIKGQGYALTGGMVAWKRAGLPVITPDDAASKRARLVLNVLNAVTLGGLALAAYGFVTQGPTVGVIGAGLAITALFGRGPAISAVLGKDGIS
- a CDS encoding ATP-binding protein, which translates into the protein MFDSVLIANRGEIAVRIVKTARRLGMRVIAVYSDADADAPHVQAADLAIAIGPAPATESYLVIEKIIAAARETGAGCIHPGYGFLAENAAFAEACENAGIAFVGPPAGAIRAMGHKDAAKALMEKAGVPVVPGYHGDMQAPEFLKQKAYETGYPVLIKAVAGGGGKGMRKVEKVLDFDDALAAARREAENAFGDGRVLIEKFVADPRHIEVQVFADGAGNAIHLFERDCSLQRRHQKVMEEAPAPGMTPEVRAAMGAAAVTAAKAVGYVGAGTVEFIADGSKGLRPDGFWFMEMNTRLQVEHPVTEAITGTDLVEWQFRVAAGEELPMAQDAVPLAGHAVEVRLYAEDPDTGFLPSSGRLDLLRLPEAEGVRVDAGVEEGGSVSPFYDPMIAKVIAQGATRDQALDRLGEALKNSVVAGPKSNLAFLRAVVDHPEVRKGGFDTGFCDREIGSLTGGSVEDAALAKAVELLIAPAEPARIGSGWLDPWGASDAFQLGGVRDIVQPILVGGEGAEARLIWDGSGLSVRVGEATSRDGGAAEIAGPGAAYALDGGRAAKVELEDPLSRLAEDSGDAGHIRAPMHGKVIAVYVASGDTVSRGDRLFAVEAMKMEHVVAAPHDGVVEAVAAIAGDQVEEGGEVVTLAIPELEVAD
- the bufA2 gene encoding BufA2 family periplasmic bufferin-type metallophore: MKLASKSGAAVAAAAAALLLSGAAGITTASAADSQVKCFGVNSCKGHSACKTASSSCKGLNACKGQGFLMESKAECEAKGGKLEDPNA
- a CDS encoding HD-GYP domain-containing protein, producing MPDISPAPLALSAVNKDVQALAQRLAREKRARMAAEATIERKSRELFAANKELEQLFSGSMKVLADVLAMARPELFQKAGKVERWAKRIAPHVGIERCWVLDLAAMLYPIGMLSLPDDIIQKKALDADLNADERKALAESTQAAHDLLITIPRMEPVARAVLYCNKGFDGSGYPYDGVKGREIPEAARILKVLIDLSDEATGVDRTRDFKKMAEHRELYDVEILKVAYAHLRRARGQQDAAGVQKSLAPSHLLPGDVVDRDIVDAQGRLLLAAGSVLSEITIRRLCSLRMAKLVAEEIDIVRKA
- a CDS encoding HvfC/BufC N-terminal domain-containing protein, with amino-acid sequence MTVSTLAELQDRFQTALLTGDDAVLADIVDSPRENRDILFGVYRNAYLMRLIEILENDYEMLSAYSGEVGFRALARAYALTNPSRQSNARFFGEKLPRFLAETQPWSDTPAVPELAAIECALNDAFDDASAAPMTIGDLAAVPPDDWGALALRPQPFVHRLDLSSNALDIWTALRDGKTPPAPRDLDRTVHLLVYRHDLTSRLRPMDPDEAMMWDQMAKGLSFGVLCEMMATFWDAETAPVRAAGHLQAWITDGLLVQDAA
- a CDS encoding MBL fold metallo-hydrolase; amino-acid sequence: MPNSDRPVIRAFFDEGTNTISYLVWNPEDTTAVVIDPVLDFNHRSGEATTDSADEVIRAAEDEGLEIAWVLETHVHADHLSGAPYIKAKTGAKIGIGERIREVQKIFRPIFNATDLAADGSSFDRLFADGETFSVGALDIEVIATPGHTPACVSYKIGDALFVGDTLFMPDFGTARADFPGGDARQLFRSIKKLLELPPETRVFMCHDYKAEGRDEYAWESTIAEERRCNVHVRDGVSEDDFVEMRTARDEKLDMPLLLLPSIQVNMRAGALPPAEENGVSYLKIPVKLAS
- a CDS encoding L-serine ammonia-lyase, which gives rise to MFLSVFELFKIGIGPSSSHTVGPMVAARRFIDGLRRLDGAPAHVTATLHGSLAFTGKGHGTDRAVVLGLLGEQPETIDPDRVDEMIYDTKAAKRLTPEGLAPIAFDPDADIVFDYGPPLPGHANGMVFRAFDAAGATLAEEVFYSVGGGFVVTAAELDAVADDDSPLTSVVAAPYPFASAREMLEMGEKSGLSIADMKRANELVAHKVENLDAGLDAIWDAMNGSMERGLAVGGRLPGGLNVARRAREIHQKLTSERGRNDPFQHTVMDWLSVYAMAVNEENAAGGKVVTAPTNGAAGIIPAVIRYYVDHCPHGCREGVRTFLLTAAAIGGIIKHNASISGAEVGCQGEVGSASAMAAAGLASVLGGTNAQIENAAEIALEHHLGMTCDPIGGLVQVPCIERNGLGAVKAVTAASLSLRGDGTHFVQLDECIETMRQTGLDMNEKYKETATGGLASNVIEC
- a CDS encoding ArsR/SmtB family transcription factor, which gives rise to MAVIEMGSMDGFEDRAEDATRMLKLLANEKRLLILCRLAEAGEASVGTLADSVGLSQSALSQHLAKLRQEGLVAYRRDAQTLFYRVDDADAGRILLLLKEIYCPSGMDQPAGVC